A DNA window from Bradyrhizobium barranii subsp. barranii contains the following coding sequences:
- a CDS encoding ABC transporter substrate-binding protein, producing MTETIRTKGVSRRTLLKGTAGLAGLAAGSGAITGFPYVKSADAKVLRYLGTAVNEGDDISKQCLKDTGIKIEYITATTDDVTKRVMTQPNSFDVLDTEYFSLKKIVPSGNILALDARKIKEFDNITPVFTKGETPGGKKIGGQGTAPWKVLYLEGKDSKKFATSATEFVTLIPTVYNADTLGIRPDLIKRPISSWSELLNPEFKGKASILNIPSIGIMDAAMVVEATGKYKYADKGNMTKEEIDLTMKVMTEAKKAGQFRAFWKDFNESVNLMASGETVIQSMWSPAVTKVRSMGIPCTFQPLKEGYRSWASGFCVSKGVSGPKLEWAYEFVNWFLSGYAGAYLNRQGYYSAVLSTAKAHMEPYEWAYWMEGKPAEKDIKAPDGSLLEKAGAVRDGGSYEDRMGGVACWNAVMDENDYMVRKWNEFIAA from the coding sequence ATGACCGAGACCATCAGGACGAAAGGCGTCAGCCGCCGCACGCTGCTCAAGGGCACCGCAGGTCTCGCGGGCCTCGCCGCCGGCTCCGGCGCCATCACCGGCTTCCCCTACGTGAAATCGGCCGATGCGAAGGTGCTGCGCTATCTCGGCACCGCCGTGAACGAGGGCGACGACATCTCCAAGCAGTGCCTCAAGGACACCGGCATCAAGATCGAATACATCACCGCGACCACCGACGACGTCACCAAGCGCGTGATGACCCAGCCCAACTCCTTCGACGTGCTGGACACCGAATATTTCTCGCTGAAGAAGATCGTGCCGTCGGGCAACATCCTTGCCCTCGACGCCAGGAAGATCAAGGAATTCGACAACATCACGCCGGTCTTCACCAAGGGCGAGACGCCCGGCGGCAAGAAGATCGGCGGCCAGGGTACGGCGCCCTGGAAGGTGCTCTATCTCGAAGGCAAGGACTCCAAGAAGTTCGCGACGTCGGCGACCGAGTTCGTCACGCTGATCCCGACCGTCTACAACGCCGACACGCTCGGCATTCGTCCCGACCTGATCAAGCGGCCGATCAGCTCGTGGTCGGAGCTGCTCAATCCCGAATTCAAGGGCAAGGCCTCGATCCTCAACATCCCCTCGATCGGCATCATGGATGCCGCGATGGTCGTGGAAGCCACCGGCAAGTACAAATATGCCGACAAGGGCAACATGACCAAGGAAGAGATCGATCTCACCATGAAGGTGATGACCGAAGCCAAGAAGGCGGGGCAATTCCGCGCCTTCTGGAAAGACTTCAACGAGAGCGTCAACCTGATGGCCTCGGGCGAGACGGTGATCCAGTCGATGTGGTCGCCGGCGGTGACCAAGGTGCGCTCGATGGGCATCCCCTGCACCTTCCAGCCGCTCAAGGAAGGCTACCGCTCCTGGGCTTCGGGCTTCTGCGTCTCCAAGGGCGTGTCCGGTCCGAAGCTCGAATGGGCCTATGAGTTCGTCAACTGGTTCCTGTCCGGTTATGCCGGCGCCTATCTCAACCGCCAGGGCTACTACTCCGCCGTGCTCTCCACCGCGAAGGCGCATATGGAGCCGTACGAGTGGGCGTACTGGATGGAAGGCAAGCCGGCCGAGAAGGACATCAAGGCGCCCGACGGCTCGCTGCTCGAGAAGGCCGGCGCGGTACGCGACGGCGGCTCCTACGAGGACCGCATGGGCGGCGTCGCCTGTTGGAACGCGGTGATGGACGAGAACGACTACATGGTCCGCAAGTGGAACGAGTTCATCGCGGCCTAA
- a CDS encoding ABC transporter permease, which translates to MDTSEDILQQASPGLIPGSGTARAAKATRLSPSFISWLQAGPMMLVFLAFFLIPLVFVVIVSFWDYNEYQLLPAFSGRGYTDTFEGCIAQLPDLCTIAKTYLKTLKLCFLVWVITLFIGFWVAYFLAFHVKSKTWQMGLSLLCTIPFWTSNVIRMIAWIPLLGRNGLVNSGLVKSGLINHPLEWLLFSEFSVVLALVHLFTFFMVVPIFNSMVRIDKSLIEAAYDAGATGFQTLVNVIIPLSKPGIVIGSIFVITIVMGDFITIGVMGGQQIAAAGKIIETRVNALQFPAAAANAVILLIITFLIITMMSRIVDIKKEL; encoded by the coding sequence ATGGACACGTCAGAGGACATCCTGCAACAGGCGTCCCCGGGATTGATCCCGGGGTCGGGCACGGCGCGCGCCGCGAAAGCGACGCGCCTGTCGCCGTCCTTCATCTCCTGGCTCCAGGCCGGGCCGATGATGCTGGTGTTTCTCGCCTTCTTCCTGATCCCGCTGGTCTTCGTCGTCATCGTCTCGTTCTGGGACTACAACGAATACCAGCTGCTGCCGGCCTTCTCCGGCCGCGGCTACACCGACACGTTCGAGGGCTGCATCGCGCAGCTCCCCGATCTCTGCACCATCGCCAAGACCTATCTGAAGACGCTGAAGCTGTGCTTCCTGGTCTGGGTCATCACGCTCTTCATCGGCTTCTGGGTCGCCTACTTCCTCGCCTTCCACGTCAAGTCCAAGACCTGGCAGATGGGACTGTCGCTGCTCTGCACGATCCCGTTCTGGACCTCCAACGTCATCCGCATGATCGCCTGGATCCCGCTGCTCGGGCGCAATGGCCTCGTGAACTCCGGACTGGTCAAGAGCGGATTGATCAACCATCCGCTGGAATGGCTGCTGTTCTCCGAATTCTCCGTGGTGCTGGCGCTGGTTCACCTCTTCACCTTCTTCATGGTGGTGCCGATCTTCAATTCGATGGTGCGCATCGACAAGTCGCTGATCGAGGCGGCCTATGATGCCGGCGCCACCGGCTTCCAGACCCTGGTCAACGTCATCATCCCGCTCTCCAAGCCCGGCATCGTGATCGGCTCGATCTTCGTCATCACCATCGTGATGGGCGACTTCATCACCATCGGCGTGATGGGCGGCCAGCAGATCGCCGCCGCCGGCAAGATCATCGAGACGCGGGTGAACGCGTTGCAATTCCCGGCTGCCGCCGCGAACGCCGTGATCCTGCTCATCATCACCTTCCTGATCATCACCATGATGTCGCGCATCGTCGACATCAAGAAGGAGCTCTAG
- a CDS encoding ABC transporter permease, translating to MKEGRLRSFYVLAIFFAAYVLFLYGPMIAIYVLSFQGPQGGLTFPMNGVSTFWIAKLFQGTGIVDLGAAFRRSLLLGLIVMVVTVVLSVAAGMAFRRKFKAQGILFYSAIASLIVPSIITSLGISLEFRIIDDLIKAHWNENFETSMGLLTSGLGAHLTWTLPFGLLIMFAIFNRFDPRLEEAARDLGATPWQAFRHVVLPIILPSVIGIGLFGFTLSWDELARSSQAIGAVNTLPLDLQGLTTTVTNPDIYALGTVISAVSFTVIALALGTIHMLNKRQAAKGSDAGQGLV from the coding sequence ATGAAGGAGGGACGCCTGCGCTCGTTCTACGTGCTCGCGATCTTCTTCGCGGCCTATGTGCTGTTTCTCTACGGCCCGATGATCGCGATCTACGTCCTCTCGTTTCAGGGGCCGCAGGGCGGCCTCACCTTCCCGATGAACGGCGTGTCGACCTTCTGGATCGCAAAACTGTTCCAGGGCACCGGCATCGTCGATCTCGGCGCGGCCTTCCGCCGCTCGCTGCTGCTTGGCCTGATCGTGATGGTTGTGACCGTCGTGCTGTCGGTCGCCGCCGGCATGGCCTTCCGCCGCAAGTTCAAAGCACAGGGCATTCTATTTTACTCGGCGATCGCGAGCCTGATCGTGCCCTCGATCATCACCTCGCTCGGCATCTCGCTTGAATTCCGCATCATCGACGACCTGATCAAAGCGCACTGGAACGAGAATTTCGAGACCTCGATGGGCCTGCTGACCTCGGGCTTAGGTGCGCACCTGACCTGGACGCTGCCGTTCGGCCTGCTCATCATGTTCGCGATCTTCAACCGCTTCGATCCCAGGCTCGAGGAAGCCGCGCGCGATCTCGGCGCGACGCCTTGGCAGGCCTTCCGTCATGTCGTGCTGCCGATCATTCTGCCCTCCGTCATCGGCATTGGCCTGTTCGGCTTCACGCTGTCCTGGGACGAGCTTGCCCGCTCCAGCCAGGCGATCGGGGCGGTGAACACGCTGCCGCTCGATCTCCAGGGCCTCACCACCACCGTGACGAATCCCGACATCTACGCGCTCGGCACCGTGATCTCGGCGGTGTCGTTCACCGTGATCGCCCTTGCACTCGGCACCATCCACATGCTCAACAAGCGGCAGGCGGCCAAGGGCTCGGATGCCGGCCAAGGGCTTGTCTGA
- a CDS encoding aspartate/glutamate racemase family protein, translating to MRLHVVNPNTTASMTAKIAAAARSVALPDTLIDARQPAMGPVSIEGFYDEAFAVPGMLGCIRDADRDGTDAHIIACFDDTGLDAARAAAKAPVIGIGEAGFHMASLIAARFAVVTTLGVSIVPIEHNLRKYGLAERCARVRAAEVPVLALEERNTDALGKISAEITAAVRDDRAEAVVLGCAGMADLAAELAATHGLPVVDGVAAAVALAESLVRLGLKTSRLGPYAAPRSKTYLGPFSSFQP from the coding sequence ATGCGGCTGCACGTCGTCAATCCCAACACCACCGCGTCGATGACGGCGAAGATCGCCGCAGCGGCACGCAGCGTCGCCCTGCCCGACACATTGATCGACGCGCGCCAGCCCGCGATGGGCCCGGTCTCGATCGAGGGCTTTTACGACGAAGCCTTCGCCGTGCCCGGCATGCTCGGCTGCATCCGCGACGCCGACCGCGACGGCACCGACGCCCACATCATCGCCTGCTTCGACGACACCGGCCTCGACGCCGCGCGTGCCGCCGCGAAAGCGCCGGTGATCGGCATCGGGGAAGCCGGCTTCCATATGGCGAGCCTGATCGCGGCGCGCTTTGCCGTGGTGACGACGCTCGGTGTCTCGATCGTGCCGATCGAGCATAATTTGCGGAAATACGGCCTCGCCGAGCGCTGCGCGCGTGTCCGCGCCGCCGAGGTCCCGGTGCTCGCGCTCGAGGAGCGCAATACTGATGCCCTCGGCAAGATCTCCGCGGAGATCACCGCCGCGGTCCGCGACGATCGGGCGGAAGCCGTCGTGCTCGGCTGCGCCGGCATGGCTGATCTCGCCGCCGAGCTAGCCGCCACACATGGCCTGCCCGTGGTCGACGGCGTCGCCGCGGCGGTCGCGCTGGCAGAATCACTGGTGCGGCTGGGACTGAAGACCTCCCGACTCGGGCCCTATGCGGCGCCGCGCTCGAAGACCTATTTGGGGCCGTTTTCGTCGTTCCAGCCTTGA
- a CDS encoding gamma carbonic anhydrase family protein — protein MAIYELDGQAPDLPADGNYFIAETATVIGRVRLKPGASVWFGAVLRGDNEWIEIGEGANVQDGSTCHTDLGFPLVIGKNCTVGHNVILHGCTIEEGALVGMGSIVMNGAKIGRNSIVGAGSVITEGKEFPERSLIIGSPARVIRTLDDAQVQKMGSAARFYVANGPRFKKGLKRIG, from the coding sequence ATGGCGATCTACGAGCTCGACGGACAGGCACCCGATCTTCCCGCCGACGGGAATTACTTCATCGCCGAGACCGCGACCGTGATCGGCCGCGTGCGCCTGAAGCCGGGTGCGAGCGTCTGGTTCGGCGCCGTGCTGCGCGGCGACAATGAATGGATCGAGATCGGCGAGGGCGCCAATGTGCAGGATGGCTCGACCTGCCACACCGACCTCGGCTTTCCCTTGGTCATCGGCAAGAACTGCACCGTCGGCCACAACGTCATCCTGCACGGCTGCACGATCGAGGAGGGCGCGCTCGTCGGGATGGGCTCGATCGTGATGAACGGCGCGAAGATCGGCCGCAACAGCATCGTCGGCGCGGGCTCGGTCATCACCGAGGGCAAGGAATTTCCCGAACGTTCCCTGATCATCGGCTCGCCCGCGCGCGTGATCCGCACGCTCGACGACGCCCAGGTGCAGAAGATGGGGAGTGCGGCGAGGTTCTACGTGGCCAACGGCCCGCGCTTCAAGAAAGGCCTGAAGCGGATCGGCTGA
- a CDS encoding DUF6949 family protein has protein sequence MTPEAFNSLFSICIGFALAGALVNGYQAFAQRPAGFGLLQDGVAPKTFAAVPFLVFAAPFIIMRNTLRGMRVESRRVEFVMMATVIAGFWSMMSGTFFLMTLRAAGVLV, from the coding sequence ATGACACCTGAAGCCTTCAATTCTCTGTTCTCGATCTGCATCGGTTTCGCGCTCGCGGGAGCGCTCGTGAACGGATACCAGGCGTTTGCCCAGCGGCCCGCCGGTTTTGGCCTGTTGCAGGACGGCGTGGCGCCGAAGACGTTTGCCGCGGTTCCGTTCCTGGTCTTCGCGGCGCCCTTCATCATCATGCGCAACACGTTGCGTGGCATGCGGGTGGAAAGCCGCCGCGTCGAATTCGTGATGATGGCGACCGTCATCGCCGGCTTCTGGAGCATGATGAGCGGCACCTTCTTCCTGATGACGCTACGCGCCGCCGGCGTTCTGGTCTGA
- a CDS encoding PaaI family thioesterase: MIDVTDAAANLPPGAQLLGREWLGFDEGGRALIRFQAQPAFTNRHGTIQGGFLAAMLDSATGICALAALSPDLTVVTRSLDTRFLKPAAVGAITARARVVERTDRDMVVQADLVDANGITVADATARLRILAKK; the protein is encoded by the coding sequence GTGATCGACGTGACCGATGCAGCAGCAAACCTGCCTCCGGGCGCCCAATTGTTGGGGCGCGAATGGCTCGGCTTTGACGAGGGCGGGCGGGCCTTGATCCGCTTCCAGGCTCAGCCCGCGTTCACCAACAGGCATGGCACGATCCAGGGCGGCTTCCTCGCGGCGATGCTGGACTCCGCCACAGGAATTTGCGCGCTGGCCGCGCTTTCTCCTGACCTGACCGTGGTCACAAGAAGTCTGGATACGCGCTTCCTGAAGCCTGCAGCGGTCGGAGCCATCACGGCACGCGCGCGCGTTGTCGAACGGACGGATCGCGATATGGTCGTGCAGGCCGATCTCGTCGATGCGAACGGCATCACTGTCGCTGATGCCACGGCGCGGCTGCGCATTCTCGCGAAGAAATAG
- a CDS encoding DUF3126 family protein produces MDVKEVRKLDAYLKRVFGNPKIRVVPRPKKDDSAEVYIGEEFIGVLFVDDEDDDRSFQFQMAILEDDLVDQE; encoded by the coding sequence GTGGACGTCAAGGAAGTAAGGAAGCTCGACGCGTATCTGAAGCGCGTATTCGGCAATCCCAAGATCCGCGTCGTGCCGCGGCCGAAGAAGGATGATTCCGCCGAGGTTTATATCGGCGAGGAGTTCATCGGCGTGCTCTTCGTCGATGACGAGGATGATGATCGCTCGTTCCAATTCCAGATGGCGATCCTCGAGGACGATCTCGTCGATCAGGAATAG
- the cysE gene encoding serine O-acetyltransferase: MAVHQVSPGGKLATLDPIWDRIRGEAEDIVHREPELATFIYSTVLHHSRLEDSVIHRLADRLDHSALSGDLVRQTYDEALREAPDLGNAFRADLVAVYDRDPATSRFIDPLLYFKGFHAIQTHRLAHWLYLKGRKDFAYYLQSRASAVFQTDINPAARIGRGIFLDHATGFVCGETAVIEDDVSILHGVTLGGTGKENEDRHPKIRHGVLIGAGAKILGNIEIGHCARIAAGSVVVKPVPHNVTVAGVPAKIVGEAGCAEPSRTMDQMINAMGL, from the coding sequence ATGGCAGTGCATCAGGTCAGTCCGGGAGGAAAGCTCGCAACGCTCGATCCGATCTGGGATCGGATCCGCGGCGAGGCGGAGGACATCGTCCATCGCGAGCCGGAGCTTGCGACCTTCATCTACTCGACGGTGCTGCATCACAGTCGCCTGGAAGATTCGGTGATCCATCGTCTCGCCGACCGGCTCGATCATTCCGCGCTGTCGGGTGATCTCGTTCGCCAGACCTATGACGAGGCTCTGCGCGAGGCTCCCGATCTCGGCAACGCCTTCCGCGCCGATCTCGTCGCCGTCTACGACCGCGATCCCGCGACGTCGCGCTTCATCGACCCCTTGCTCTACTTCAAGGGCTTTCACGCCATTCAGACCCATCGCCTCGCGCACTGGCTCTATCTGAAGGGCCGCAAGGACTTTGCGTATTATCTCCAGAGCCGCGCGTCTGCGGTGTTCCAGACCGACATCAATCCCGCCGCGCGCATCGGCCGCGGCATCTTCCTCGACCACGCCACCGGCTTCGTCTGCGGTGAGACCGCGGTGATCGAGGATGACGTCTCGATCCTGCACGGCGTCACGCTCGGCGGCACCGGCAAGGAGAACGAGGACCGCCATCCGAAGATCCGTCACGGCGTCCTGATCGGCGCCGGCGCAAAGATCCTCGGCAACATCGAGATCGGTCATTGCGCGCGCATTGCCGCCGGCTCGGTCGTGGTCAAGCCGGTGCCGCACAACGTCACGGTTGCCGGTGTGCCCGCCAAGATCGTTGGTGAGGCCGGCTGCGCCGAGCCGTCGCGCACCATGGATCAGATGATCAACGCGATGGGACTTTGA
- a CDS encoding alpha/beta fold hydrolase, with protein MPSFHNGAVEIAYLDEGEGDPIILVHGFASSKNVNWVYPTWVSELRKNGRRVIALDNRGHGESAKLYDPTQYSIPTMAGDVLALMDHLAIPQADMMGYSMGGRMTAWLSLNESQRLRSAILGGIGIGGLIEGTGPGENVAKALEAPTLDDVTDPVGRTFRAFADQTRSDRRALAACLRGTRDLMTKEEAARIDVPVLIAVGSADDVAGSASALGAIIPGSEVLDIPNRDHMRAVGDKVYKTGVLDFLSRRG; from the coding sequence ATGCCGAGCTTTCACAACGGCGCCGTTGAAATTGCCTATCTCGACGAAGGCGAGGGCGATCCGATCATCCTGGTGCACGGCTTTGCCTCGAGCAAGAACGTGAACTGGGTCTATCCGACCTGGGTCTCGGAACTGCGCAAGAACGGCCGCCGTGTCATCGCGCTGGACAATCGCGGCCATGGCGAAAGCGCAAAGCTCTACGATCCCACGCAGTACTCGATCCCGACCATGGCCGGCGACGTGCTCGCGCTGATGGATCATCTCGCGATTCCGCAGGCGGACATGATGGGCTATTCGATGGGCGGGCGGATGACGGCCTGGCTCTCCCTCAACGAGTCGCAGCGCCTGCGCTCGGCGATCCTCGGCGGCATCGGCATCGGCGGCCTGATCGAGGGCACCGGGCCCGGCGAGAACGTCGCGAAGGCGCTGGAGGCGCCCACGCTCGACGACGTCACCGATCCGGTCGGCCGCACGTTTCGCGCCTTCGCCGATCAGACCCGTTCCGACCGTCGTGCGCTCGCCGCCTGCCTGCGCGGCACCCGCGACCTCATGACGAAGGAAGAGGCCGCGCGCATCGACGTGCCCGTGCTGATCGCGGTCGGCAGCGCCGACGACGTCGCAGGATCCGCCAGCGCGCTCGGCGCCATCATCCCGGGATCGGAAGTGCTCGACATCCCCAACCGCGACCACATGCGTGCGGTCGGCGACAAGGTCTACAAGACCGGCGTGCTCGACTTCCTGTCACGCCGCGGCTGA